A genome region from Bradyrhizobium sp. WSM1417 includes the following:
- a CDS encoding MarR family winged helix-turn-helix transcriptional regulator → MPLAREAVELLVQAARAWYFEGDQHGLRDREWMALRFLGRANRFSRTPSALAGFIGATRATASQIVKTLESKSFLVRKPSHEDKRSVVLHVTAQGEKCLSQHDPINHVLNAVTALGPDECVRLRDSLREILNHLDAAHQRLDASICRDCMFLAERGPGTGKGRATAEFMCRLYRAPVSLEETELLCTSFERTRDRPKIEEHLDRARVANQG, encoded by the coding sequence ATGCCATTGGCAAGAGAAGCCGTGGAGCTGCTGGTTCAGGCAGCGAGGGCTTGGTATTTCGAAGGCGATCAGCATGGGTTGCGCGATCGGGAATGGATGGCGCTGCGCTTTCTCGGCCGCGCCAACAGGTTTTCGCGCACGCCGTCCGCGCTCGCCGGCTTCATCGGCGCAACCAGGGCAACTGCATCGCAGATCGTGAAGACGCTGGAGAGCAAGAGCTTCCTGGTGCGAAAGCCGTCGCACGAAGACAAGCGTTCTGTCGTGCTGCACGTCACGGCGCAGGGCGAGAAGTGCCTGAGCCAGCACGATCCGATCAATCACGTGCTGAACGCGGTCACGGCGCTCGGACCCGATGAGTGCGTCAGGCTGCGCGATTCGCTGCGCGAGATCCTCAATCACCTCGACGCGGCACATCAGCGGCTCGATGCCAGCATCTGCCGGGACTGCATGTTTCTCGCCGAACGCGGGCCGGGTACCGGCAAGGGACGCGCAACGGCCGAATTCATGTGCCGGCTGTATCGCGCCCCGGTCTCGCTCGAGGAGACCGAACTGCTCTGCACCAGTTTCGAGCGCACCCGCGACCGTCCCAAGATCGAGGAACATCTCGATCGCGCGCGTGTGGCGAACCAGGGGTGA
- the fliN gene encoding flagellar motor switch protein FliN, with protein MAQSFDYESASAADEGHTETSPLERLAEIAARTAEETGKFANVDAILRIPVTMQVVLGSATIPVANLMKLGRGAVVPLDHRVGEPVDVVVNGRVVARGEVVVVEEDNSRFGVSLTEIVGPLGQGDT; from the coding sequence ATGGCGCAATCCTTCGACTATGAGTCAGCATCGGCGGCCGACGAGGGGCATACCGAAACATCTCCGCTAGAGCGGCTGGCGGAGATCGCCGCGCGCACTGCGGAGGAGACCGGCAAGTTCGCCAATGTCGATGCCATCCTGCGCATTCCCGTGACCATGCAGGTGGTGCTGGGATCGGCGACCATTCCGGTGGCAAATCTGATGAAGCTCGGCCGCGGCGCGGTGGTTCCGCTCGATCACAGGGTCGGCGAACCCGTCGACGTCGTGGTCAACGGCCGCGTCGTCGCCCGCGGCGAGGTGGTCGTGGTCGAAGAAGACAATTCCCGCTTCGGCGTCTCGCTCACCGAGATTGTCGGGCCGTTGGGGCAGGGTGATACCTGA
- a CDS encoding flagellar motor switch protein FliG has translation MAAQVGMAPIKQRGVATLGGTEKVAALLLAMGRQAAASVLAQFEPQDIRTVTKAAAELRPITAQELEAIVEEFAQQFSMGANILGTLGGLEAVLGDVLPADQVSAIMSDLLGNSSRSVWDRVSSVSENSLASYLSKEHPQTAALILSKVKPSCAAKVMSQLPSSLRNELMRRVLSLKPIVDDALRVLEKTLHEDLTLNFARNLGADTYARVADIINKMERGHIEDMLKSLSEKRPKSAEVLKELLFTFDDVTNLTPKARTMIFDQVPTDRIVIALKGTDKHFREMILSSVASRVRRVVEHELAIGEPSNQRDVLEARRVITDLALDLAEKGEIELNPEQEDELVFR, from the coding sequence ATGGCGGCACAGGTCGGCATGGCTCCCATCAAGCAGCGAGGCGTCGCCACGCTGGGCGGAACGGAGAAGGTTGCGGCACTCCTGCTCGCCATGGGCCGGCAGGCGGCCGCCAGCGTGCTCGCGCAGTTCGAGCCGCAGGATATCCGCACTGTTACAAAGGCCGCGGCCGAGCTGCGGCCGATCACGGCGCAGGAACTGGAAGCGATCGTCGAGGAATTCGCCCAGCAATTCTCGATGGGCGCCAACATTCTCGGCACCCTCGGCGGCCTGGAAGCCGTGCTCGGCGACGTGCTTCCGGCCGACCAGGTCTCGGCCATCATGTCGGACCTGCTCGGCAATTCGAGCCGGTCCGTGTGGGACCGCGTCTCGTCGGTGTCGGAAAACTCGCTGGCAAGCTACCTGTCCAAGGAGCATCCGCAGACCGCGGCGCTCATCCTGTCCAAGGTCAAGCCGTCCTGCGCCGCCAAGGTCATGAGCCAGCTGCCGTCGAGCCTGCGCAACGAGCTGATGCGGCGCGTGCTCAGCCTCAAGCCGATCGTCGACGACGCCCTGAGGGTCCTCGAGAAGACGCTGCATGAGGATTTGACGCTGAACTTCGCCCGCAACCTCGGCGCGGACACCTATGCCCGCGTCGCCGACATCATCAACAAGATGGAGCGTGGACACATCGAGGACATGCTGAAGAGCCTGTCGGAGAAGCGGCCGAAGTCGGCCGAAGTGCTGAAGGAGCTGCTCTTCACCTTCGACGACGTCACCAACCTGACGCCGAAGGCGCGCACCATGATCTTCGACCAGGTGCCGACCGATCGCATCGTCATCGCGCTGAAGGGCACCGACAAGCACTTCCGCGAGATGATCCTGTCCTCGGTCGCCTCGCGCGTCCGCCGGGTCGTCGAGCACGAACTCGCCATCGGCGAACCGTCGAACCAGCGCGACGTGCTGGAGGCGCGGCGCGTGATCACCGACCTCGCGCTCGACCTTGCGGAAAAGGGCGAAATCGAGCTCAACCCCGAGCAGGAGGATGAGCTGGTCTTCCGCTGA
- the fliI gene encoding flagellar protein export ATPase FliI, with protein sequence MNALRQLEWALLELQQSTPLASVSGAISEIASTHFRVSGLSRFVRLGELIGVNSGGKPQIGEVVRIDSEGIIAKPFDRQFAGGLGSVAYRMPPLSFAPDPSWKGRVINALGAPLDGQGPLTPGSRPVSAEAEAPSAMKRARVHKPLRTGVRVIDLFAPICAGQRVGIFAGSGVGKSTLLAMLARSQGFDTVVLALVGERGREVREFIEDVLGADRHRAVTIVSTGDESPMMRRLAPKTAMAVAEYFRDRGESVLLMVDSITRFAHAAREVALAAGEPAVARGYAPTVFTDLPRLLERAGPGEEGSGTITGIFSVLVDGDDHNEPIADTIRSTLDGHIVLSRHIADQARYPAVDVLGSVSRLAHNVWDPEERELVSKLRAMIAKYEDTRDLRLMGGYQAGRDSGLDQAVDMVPRIYGAMRQDASAPPSADPFRELRDMLKGD encoded by the coding sequence TTGAACGCTCTTCGGCAACTTGAGTGGGCGCTGCTGGAGCTTCAGCAGAGCACTCCCCTGGCAAGCGTCAGCGGCGCGATCTCCGAGATCGCGTCGACGCATTTCCGTGTCTCCGGCCTGTCGCGCTTCGTCAGGCTCGGCGAACTGATCGGCGTCAACTCCGGCGGCAAGCCCCAGATCGGCGAGGTGGTGCGGATCGACAGCGAGGGCATCATCGCCAAGCCGTTCGACCGGCAGTTCGCCGGCGGCCTCGGCTCGGTCGCCTACCGGATGCCGCCCCTGTCCTTCGCGCCAGATCCGAGCTGGAAGGGCCGCGTCATCAACGCGCTGGGGGCGCCGCTGGACGGACAGGGCCCTCTCACCCCCGGGTCGCGTCCGGTCTCAGCCGAGGCGGAGGCGCCTTCTGCCATGAAACGCGCGCGGGTCCACAAGCCGCTGCGTACCGGCGTACGCGTCATCGACCTGTTCGCCCCGATCTGTGCCGGCCAGCGCGTCGGCATCTTTGCCGGGTCTGGCGTCGGTAAATCGACGCTGCTTGCGATGCTCGCCCGCAGTCAAGGCTTTGACACCGTCGTGCTGGCCCTGGTCGGCGAGCGCGGCCGCGAGGTGCGCGAGTTCATCGAGGACGTGCTGGGCGCCGATCGTCACCGCGCCGTCACGATCGTGTCGACGGGAGACGAGAGCCCGATGATGCGGCGACTGGCGCCGAAGACGGCCATGGCGGTCGCCGAATATTTCCGCGACCGGGGCGAATCGGTCCTGCTCATGGTCGATTCGATCACCCGCTTCGCCCACGCCGCCCGCGAAGTCGCGCTCGCCGCCGGTGAACCCGCGGTCGCGCGCGGCTACGCACCCACCGTCTTCACCGATCTGCCGCGCCTTCTGGAGCGCGCCGGGCCCGGCGAGGAGGGGTCCGGGACGATCACCGGGATTTTCTCCGTGCTGGTGGACGGCGACGACCACAACGAGCCGATCGCCGATACCATCCGCAGCACACTCGATGGCCACATCGTGCTCTCCAGGCACATCGCCGACCAGGCGCGTTACCCGGCCGTGGACGTTCTGGGTTCGGTCTCGCGCCTCGCCCATAACGTCTGGGACCCTGAAGAGCGCGAATTGGTGAGCAAGCTGCGCGCCATGATCGCGAAATACGAGGACACGCGCGACCTTCGCCTGATGGGCGGATACCAGGCGGGACGTGATTCGGGTCTCGACCAGGCGGTCGACATGGTCCCGAGAATCTACGGCGCAATGCGGCAGGACGCCTCGGCTCCGCCAAGCGCCGATCCGTTCCGCGAGCTGCGGGACATGCTCAAGGGCGACTAG
- the flgF gene encoding flagellar basal-body rod protein FlgF has protein sequence MQSALYVGLSAQVALEKRLQTIANNVANVNTAAFRTDVVKFETVLSKAGANPVAFSSPGDNIISREMGSITESGNPLDVAVVGQGWIAFAGPNGTVYTRDGRLQIAANGDLQTVSGFPVIDSGGAQITLDPNGGPVSIARSGAITQDNNEIGTIGLFNIPADANLDRYGNSGVTPNRPATAIADFSRDGFKQGYVEGSGANPMMELTKLIAASRAFDGANSMIEGTESSLQNAIRTLGEPGK, from the coding sequence ATGCAATCGGCCCTCTATGTAGGATTGTCGGCGCAGGTCGCCCTCGAAAAGCGCCTCCAGACGATCGCCAACAACGTCGCCAACGTCAACACGGCGGCGTTCCGCACCGACGTGGTGAAGTTCGAGACCGTGCTGTCCAAGGCGGGCGCGAACCCGGTCGCCTTCTCCTCCCCCGGCGACAACATCATCTCGCGCGAGATGGGCAGCATCACCGAGAGCGGCAACCCGCTCGACGTCGCCGTGGTCGGACAGGGCTGGATCGCCTTCGCCGGTCCGAACGGCACGGTCTATACGCGCGACGGCCGTCTCCAGATCGCCGCCAACGGCGACCTTCAGACGGTGTCCGGCTTCCCCGTCATCGATTCCGGCGGCGCGCAGATCACGCTCGATCCGAACGGCGGACCGGTTTCGATCGCGCGCAGCGGCGCGATCACCCAGGACAACAACGAGATCGGCACGATCGGCCTGTTCAACATTCCCGCCGATGCCAATCTCGACCGCTACGGCAATTCGGGCGTCACGCCCAACCGGCCTGCGACCGCCATCGCCGACTTCTCCCGCGACGGCTTCAAGCAGGGCTATGTCGAGGGCTCGGGCGCCAATCCGATGATGGAATTGACGAAGCTGATCGCGGCCTCGCGCGCCTTCGACGGTGCCAATTCGATGATCGAGGGCACCGAGAGCTCGCTCCAGAACGCAATCCGCACGCTGGGCGAACCCGGCAAATAG
- a CDS encoding flagellar motor switch protein FliM, whose translation MMEALDVDQRKPLPNYLLDAAGISIERMPMLNVIFDRMAASCTDSLQPMAGTPCYFSVNGITNDRVGDIIKDYEANAVAAVLYAEQWDSRIIIMLDRDFVFTMVEAMFGSDGAEPPLDVERSFSNIEIRLVQALFERFAKALQSAFAGTSNVTFRVERVETAMASLAIGRSGNMSICANIMLQALYRGGQMFLIIPHSALNPLRQKLATVVVSDGRAADPRWREQMETEVHRTEVTLSAVLDEKMISLGDVVKFQVGQVLELEATPRTLARLESNNQVLFWCQIGQLDGYYAMQVADPVDQKREFVDDILSR comes from the coding sequence ATGATGGAAGCCCTCGACGTCGATCAGCGCAAGCCGCTGCCGAACTATCTGCTGGACGCCGCCGGCATCTCGATCGAGCGCATGCCGATGCTGAATGTGATCTTCGATCGCATGGCGGCATCGTGCACGGACAGCCTGCAGCCGATGGCTGGAACGCCATGCTATTTCTCGGTCAACGGCATTACCAACGACCGTGTCGGCGACATCATCAAGGACTACGAGGCGAACGCGGTTGCGGCTGTGCTCTATGCCGAGCAGTGGGACTCCCGCATCATCATCATGCTCGACCGCGACTTCGTGTTCACCATGGTCGAGGCGATGTTCGGCTCCGATGGTGCCGAGCCGCCGCTCGACGTGGAGCGCAGCTTCTCGAACATCGAGATCCGCCTGGTCCAGGCGCTGTTCGAGCGGTTCGCCAAGGCGCTGCAATCCGCCTTCGCCGGCACCTCCAACGTCACTTTCCGTGTGGAGCGGGTCGAGACCGCCATGGCGTCGCTGGCGATCGGGCGGAGCGGCAACATGTCGATCTGCGCGAACATCATGCTCCAGGCACTCTACCGCGGCGGCCAGATGTTCCTCATCATTCCGCACTCCGCGCTCAACCCGCTCAGGCAGAAGCTCGCGACCGTCGTCGTCAGCGACGGCCGTGCGGCCGATCCGCGCTGGCGCGAGCAGATGGAGACCGAGGTTCACCGCACCGAGGTGACGCTGAGCGCCGTGCTGGACGAGAAGATGATTTCGCTCGGCGACGTCGTGAAGTTCCAGGTCGGACAGGTGCTCGAGCTCGAAGCCACGCCGCGTACGCTGGCTCGACTCGAGAGCAACAACCAGGTGCTGTTCTGGTGTCAGATCGGCCAGCTTGATGGCTATTATGCCATGCAGGTGGCAGATCCCGTCGATCAGAAACGGGAGTTCGTCGATGATATCCTATCTCGTTGA
- the motA gene encoding flagellar motor stator protein MotA: MGSFVGIVITVAALLGGFAAMGGHLGVLMQPWEFVIIMGTAAGTFIMANPWKTVADTGLACVQAVTGAVPGQRYYLDLLGALHALMRELRGKGRNEVEAHIDDPASSEIFKAFPSVLGDPSLLQFICDYVRLIIMGNARTHEIEALMDEEIHTIVKSKLAPYHALVVVSEALPALGIVAAVLGVIKAMGALDQSPKLLGGFIGAALVGTFAGIFLSYGIISPFAMKVKMTREKRCRPYIIVKQTLLAFMNGAMPQIAVEHGRKMIASPERPSIDVVENETIAGPKPVVTEVEPKAARAS, from the coding sequence TTGGGCAGTTTCGTGGGGATCGTCATCACGGTAGCGGCACTGCTGGGCGGATTTGCCGCCATGGGCGGGCATCTGGGCGTGCTGATGCAGCCTTGGGAGTTCGTGATCATCATGGGCACCGCGGCCGGCACCTTCATTATGGCCAATCCCTGGAAGACGGTCGCGGATACCGGGCTTGCCTGCGTGCAGGCAGTGACGGGGGCGGTGCCCGGTCAACGCTACTATCTCGATCTGCTCGGCGCGCTGCACGCGCTGATGCGGGAGCTGCGGGGCAAGGGCCGCAACGAGGTCGAGGCGCATATCGACGATCCCGCGTCGTCCGAGATCTTCAAGGCGTTCCCGAGCGTGCTCGGAGATCCGTCGCTGCTCCAGTTCATCTGCGACTACGTCCGTCTCATCATCATGGGTAACGCGCGAACGCACGAGATCGAAGCGCTGATGGACGAGGAGATCCACACCATCGTGAAGAGCAAGCTGGCGCCTTACCACGCGCTGGTGGTGGTCTCGGAAGCTCTGCCCGCGCTCGGCATTGTCGCCGCGGTGCTCGGCGTCATCAAGGCCATGGGCGCGCTCGACCAGTCGCCGAAGCTGCTGGGCGGCTTCATCGGCGCCGCCCTCGTCGGCACCTTCGCCGGCATTTTCCTGTCCTACGGCATCATTTCGCCCTTCGCGATGAAGGTGAAGATGACGCGCGAGAAGCGTTGCCGGCCCTACATCATCGTCAAGCAGACGCTGCTGGCGTTCATGAACGGCGCCATGCCGCAGATCGCCGTCGAGCACGGCCGGAAGATGATCGCGAGCCCCGAGCGGCCCTCGATCGACGTCGTCGAGAACGAGACGATCGCGGGACCCAAGCCGGTCGTGACCGAGGTTGAACCGAAAGCTGCGCGCGCATCATGA